A region of the Leptospiraceae bacterium genome:
ATACATTACAAAACAAAGACTCGGGAGAAAGGTTACCCGATGCTAAGTCCTGTCAGATTTGTCATAAAGAAGTCTATGAAAATTGGTTTAACTCAAGACATCGAGTAGCATTTACAAATGAGCTTTACCATGACAGTCACGAGAGAGAACCAATGACTTGGTGTATCAATTGCCACGCTCCCTTTATAAATAAAGGGGATAATATAGATAATCCCAATCTAAGAATTCAAAAAGAAGATGGGATTTCGTGTAATGTATGTCATGTGCGCGAAGGGAAAGTTCTAGTCAGTAAGCTTCCCTCTATAAATAAGAATAGGAAAAACCTATTGCATGATTATAAGATCAATGCAGAAATGGATAAATCAGCGTTATGCGCAAATTGTCATCAGTTTAACTTTCCAACGATTCTATCGAGCAAAGACAAATCAAAGTTTGCCTATTCCCATCTTCCCATGCAAAATACAGTTGGGGAATTTGAAGATTCTTATTTTAAACTATACGGAGAATGTCAGAGTTGTCACCTTGAGCGAGATACATCTAGAACTCATAAATTTTCAGGTGGTCACGACAAAGAACGATTAGCCGAGTCTATATTTGTAACAGGAGAAAAAATTGGAACTCATACAGTATTGCTTTCTGTTATGAGTGTTGGAATTGGTCATTCTTTTCCAACGGGAGATTTATTTCGTGCCTTAAAGATTAAAATCAAAGATGCCGAGACTAAGTTACTATTGGCAGAATTAATTCTTAAAAAAGACTATCAACTGACAAAAGCGTCACCTAACGTGCAAAAAGACTCACCGGCAATGCACTTGATTTCTGATACCACAATTCCTCCAGCAACAAATGATAATGCTTCTAGCAAAACATTTACAATACAAATTCCAGATAAGGTAATGCTTTTAGACGCAGAGTTATATATGGATTATCTGCACGGAATCAATCGCACCCAAACAAAGATTCCTATTGAGAATACAATCCTTCCTTTTAAAAAAGTAAAGATAGAATTAAAGGAATCTAAGAGTCAAGGTTAGTTTTCTAAGCCGAAATCGAATGCTTTTATAGTTACATTCTAATTCTTCAAATTGAATCGTCAATTCAGAAAAAATGCCTATACATTCATCGTTTTTGAAACTGGGAAAAATTATTAGAAAGGTCGATTTTTCATTGACTAAAAGAAAACGGATTCAAACAATAAGAACTCATATTCGAATAGGAGAAAAGCCATCAGAGAATTCTTTAAAACCCCCGAATTAGGTGCAGCCCTAGCAAAGGCTTTTAAAAAAGGTCCGGAGAATTTATTGCTCCATGCCTTGCCTCGCTATATTGGTGACCATCTTAGAGAGTTTACTATGCTCGAAACAGAAGGCTTAGAGCATGTTCCTAAGTCTGGTCGTGTTATGATCGTTCCGAATCACAGTGGACTGCTTGGTTGGGACGCAACTGTTCTACAAAATGAAATTTTGCGTGAGAAAAAAAGAATCCCACGAACAATGGCACATGCATTTTGGGAGTCATCTCCGTTCCTAAAGACATTTAGCCGAAAGATGGGACTCATCACAACAGACTTTAAGTTAGCTGTTAGGACTCTCAAGAAGAACAAGCTACTCGTGATTTTCCCCGAAGCTGAACATGGAAATTTTAAACCGTCACATAAGATGTATCAACTCGCCGATTTTAATCCCGGCTTTGTTGCACTTTCCCTTATGACTCAGACACCTATCGTTCCAGTTGCAATTCTTGGTGCAGAAGAAAACTATATCAATATTGGAACGATTGATTGGTTCGAAGATCAAATAGGGGCTAAGATTCCTATACCGCTCAACTTACTTCCGCTTCCTTCCAAATGGAAGATTAAGTTTTTAAAACCAATCAGTCTGAATAAATACACTCGTAAAGATGTGAAGAATGAAAAGTTTTTAGTAGAAGTAGCACAAAACGTGCGTTTTAGAATCCAAGCCGCAATTCATAAAGAATTGGTCACTCGCGGTATATTCAAATTTTAACAAGAGGTTAGAAATTATGGTAGATATAGCAACTTTAAGTAGAACAGAATTATTAAAGAAATTAAAAGTAGAAGACTTGATGACTCGCGAAGTCTTGACTATTGATTACGATGATCTCATAGGAAAAGCGGCTAGACTCATGATTGAAAATCATGTTCATAGTCTACTCGTATTAAAATATGGTAAACCAACTTATATGGTTTCTACCTATGACTTAATCCGAGTTTCTTACGAAGAAGCATTCAATGAGACTAACGCCGATATGCTCCGCACTCCCGTCGAGACTCTCGTAAAAGGACAAAACCTTGTATCGGTTACTACGGATACTACGCTATTAGACGCTCTTTCTTTATATGTTCAATATTCCGTTCATTCTCTTCCCGTCATTGATGATGGAAATGTAATGGGAATCCTGACTCTTATGGACTTAGCTAAGT
Encoded here:
- a CDS encoding CBS domain-containing protein, with amino-acid sequence MVDIATLSRTELLKKLKVEDLMTREVLTIDYDDLIGKAARLMIENHVHSLLVLKYGKPTYMVSTYDLIRVSYEEAFNETNADMLRTPVETLVKGQNLVSVTTDTTLLDALSLYVQYSVHSLPVIDDGNVMGILTLMDLAKWYKKTHE
- a CDS encoding 1-acyl-sn-glycerol-3-phosphate acyltransferase — translated: MPRYIGDHLREFTMLETEGLEHVPKSGRVMIVPNHSGLLGWDATVLQNEILREKKRIPRTMAHAFWESSPFLKTFSRKMGLITTDFKLAVRTLKKNKLLVIFPEAEHGNFKPSHKMYQLADFNPGFVALSLMTQTPIVPVAILGAEENYINIGTIDWFEDQIGAKIPIPLNLLPLPSKWKIKFLKPISLNKYTRKDVKNEKFLVEVAQNVRFRIQAAIHKELVTRGIFKF
- a CDS encoding cytochrome c554 and C-prime; its protein translation is MIFKICKYFFAFLLLSCNSHEDTSLQFSKSLSPIVFNLQTDTLQNKDSGERLPDAKSCQICHKEVYENWFNSRHRVAFTNELYHDSHEREPMTWCINCHAPFINKGDNIDNPNLRIQKEDGISCNVCHVREGKVLVSKLPSINKNRKNLLHDYKINAEMDKSALCANCHQFNFPTILSSKDKSKFAYSHLPMQNTVGEFEDSYFKLYGECQSCHLERDTSRTHKFSGGHDKERLAESIFVTGEKIGTHTVLLSVMSVGIGHSFPTGDLFRALKIKIKDAETKLLLAELILKKDYQLTKASPNVQKDSPAMHLISDTTIPPATNDNASSKTFTIQIPDKVMLLDAELYMDYLHGINRTQTKIPIENTILPFKKVKIELKESKSQG